Proteins from a genomic interval of Mycolicibacterium grossiae:
- a CDS encoding TetR/AcrR family transcriptional regulator — protein sequence MSKSAAAKMGRPPSDESAITRRRIVDAARVEIVDRGYAGATFDLIGTRAGLTRGSVHYHFPNKQALFLDVVEQAEADVLAAVSALAETPGDTLLAELSDCVLAITAIDDDHSTAALVVSLISNSRRPTHRRHRAVLDRIIDAMNGHVAALLARAIERGEMPADVDAGAWTSACTAMVWGMCAYCGLFGDVLFDDAADHHLVADRLGRLLTGPAVAGRAS from the coding sequence ATGTCGAAGAGCGCTGCCGCGAAGATGGGCCGCCCACCGTCGGACGAGTCGGCAATCACCCGGCGGCGGATCGTGGACGCGGCGCGCGTAGAGATCGTCGACCGCGGCTACGCGGGCGCCACGTTCGACCTCATCGGCACCCGCGCCGGGCTCACTCGCGGCTCCGTGCACTACCACTTTCCGAACAAGCAAGCGCTGTTCCTCGACGTGGTCGAGCAGGCCGAGGCCGATGTCCTCGCGGCCGTGAGCGCGCTCGCCGAGACGCCCGGGGACACGCTGCTGGCCGAACTCTCCGACTGCGTGCTCGCGATCACCGCGATCGACGACGACCACTCCACGGCTGCCCTCGTCGTGTCCCTCATCTCGAACTCACGCCGTCCCACCCACCGCAGGCACCGGGCCGTCCTCGACCGCATCATCGATGCGATGAACGGTCACGTCGCCGCCTTGCTGGCGCGTGCCATCGAGCGGGGCGAGATGCCCGCCGACGTCGATGCCGGCGCCTGGACGTCGGCGTGCACCGCGATGGTGTGGGGCATGTGCGCCTACTGCGGCCTCTTCGGCGACGTCCTGTTCGACGACGCGGCCGATCACCACCTCGTCGCCGACCGTCTCGGACGATTGCTCACGGGCCCGGCCGTCGCGGGCCGCGCGAGCTGA
- a CDS encoding SDR family NAD(P)-dependent oxidoreductase — MSDRIVVTGASSGIGREVALHFATLGNRLVLAARGEDALHTVAEECRRAGATDVLVHRTDITSTQDVEALVEASCTRFGGVDTVVQNAAVAAFGPFLDIPADVFDRIVETNVVGAANVAREAMRQFRRQGHGRLIVIGSLLGHAAVPYMSPYVVSKFAVAGLVRTLRQEARRLPGVTVHGIYPGAVDTPVYDRSANYFPAPPAERSRGGRGLLARVSAARSESRHPFVIPAEVSAARVARAVVRASRRRRSSERQIGWPNRPMLSTYRIAPRFFDLVADPLVRMGSFARSGGSANAGTVFEPAQR, encoded by the coding sequence ATGTCAGACCGGATCGTCGTCACCGGCGCGTCGAGCGGAATCGGCCGAGAGGTCGCGCTGCACTTCGCCACGCTGGGCAACCGCCTCGTCCTCGCCGCACGCGGCGAGGATGCCTTGCACACCGTCGCCGAGGAATGTCGCCGGGCCGGCGCCACGGACGTGCTGGTGCACCGGACCGACATCACGTCCACCCAGGACGTCGAGGCGCTCGTCGAAGCATCGTGCACCCGGTTCGGCGGTGTCGACACGGTGGTGCAGAACGCCGCGGTCGCGGCGTTCGGGCCGTTCCTCGACATCCCCGCCGACGTCTTCGACCGCATCGTCGAGACCAACGTCGTCGGTGCGGCCAACGTGGCCCGCGAGGCCATGCGACAGTTCCGCCGTCAGGGACACGGCCGGCTGATCGTCATCGGGTCCCTCCTCGGTCACGCCGCCGTGCCCTACATGAGCCCGTACGTCGTCAGCAAGTTCGCCGTGGCGGGACTGGTCCGGACGTTGCGGCAAGAAGCTCGCCGGCTTCCCGGCGTCACGGTCCACGGCATCTACCCGGGTGCCGTGGACACCCCGGTGTACGACCGCAGCGCCAACTACTTCCCGGCGCCGCCCGCCGAGCGTTCCCGCGGTGGTCGGGGACTGCTGGCGCGTGTCAGCGCCGCACGGTCGGAGTCACGCCACCCGTTCGTCATCCCCGCCGAGGTGTCCGCCGCGCGGGTGGCCCGGGCCGTGGTGCGGGCGTCGCGTCGGCGCCGCTCGAGTGAGCGGCAGATCGGATGGCCGAACCGGCCGATGCTCTCCACCTACCGGATCGCGCCCCGCTTCTTCGACCTCGTCGCCGATCCCCTCGTCCGGATGGGCAGCTTCGCGCGGTCGGGCGGATCGGCGAACGCCGGGACCGTCTTCGAGCCGGCCCAGCGCTAG
- a CDS encoding cytochrome b, whose product MTAPARHPVRTRILHWLTAILVFAALLIGFAMVNALGSYAALVGVHMTLGVLILAIVVARIANRFTHRVPPLPDTVGPLERRMVWGSEITLYGLLLAQPLVGWAMVSAAGRPVTVFGGWPLPRIAPFDADVYFVLRQTHSVLAYLLVLVIAAHVSAVLLHTLTLRDRMLRRMV is encoded by the coding sequence GTGACCGCGCCGGCTCGCCATCCGGTGCGGACGCGGATCCTGCACTGGCTGACCGCGATACTCGTCTTCGCCGCCCTGTTGATCGGCTTCGCGATGGTGAACGCGCTGGGGTCGTATGCGGCGCTGGTGGGCGTGCACATGACTCTGGGGGTGCTGATCCTCGCGATCGTGGTCGCGCGCATCGCCAACCGGTTCACGCACCGCGTGCCCCCGCTCCCCGACACCGTGGGCCCTCTCGAACGCCGGATGGTGTGGGGGTCGGAGATCACGCTGTACGGGCTCCTGCTCGCCCAGCCGCTGGTCGGGTGGGCCATGGTGTCGGCGGCCGGCAGGCCGGTCACGGTGTTCGGCGGCTGGCCACTGCCGCGCATCGCACCGTTCGACGCCGACGTGTACTTCGTGCTGCGGCAGACGCATTCGGTGTTGGCCTACCTGCTGGTGCTCGTCATCGCCGCGCACGTCAGCGCGGTCCTGCTGCACACGCTGACGTTGCGCGACCGGATGCTCCGACGAATGGTGTGA
- a CDS encoding catalase family peroxidase, with protein MSHSPRDPVLTWRGTPITRRSLLAGLGAVGAFLAVDFGAVAYANDWIAAGASKTRRTFIDAFHAVYGSHPGFRRNHAKGVAVTGYFDGNGNGAELSRAAVFEAGRTPVTGRFSLAGGNPFGADDPATARGLALAFGFPGPRQWRTAMLNLAVFPDNSPQGFYDRLVAGKLVQGTGKPDPDAMKRFLAAHPETVAATAVNKKHPPTAGFADSTYSSLNTFFFVDDRGTRTPVRWSLTPLQSAGTATGDDGLFDALVRQLGAGPLRWRMLLTVGEPGDPVNDATLPWPPGRRAVDAGTLTLTAAETEAPGNARDVNFDPLVLPDGIEPSDDPLLSARSAVYAASYRARTGEPKSPSAVQVAQVAR; from the coding sequence GTGTCGCACAGCCCACGCGACCCCGTCCTCACCTGGCGGGGCACTCCCATCACGCGCCGCTCACTGCTGGCGGGCCTCGGCGCGGTCGGCGCCTTCCTTGCCGTCGACTTCGGAGCCGTCGCCTACGCCAACGACTGGATCGCCGCGGGCGCCTCGAAGACCCGGCGGACCTTCATCGACGCCTTCCACGCCGTGTACGGCAGTCATCCGGGCTTCCGCAGGAATCACGCCAAGGGCGTCGCCGTCACCGGCTACTTCGACGGCAACGGCAACGGAGCGGAACTCTCCAGGGCCGCCGTCTTCGAGGCGGGCCGTACCCCCGTCACGGGGCGGTTCTCGCTGGCCGGCGGCAACCCCTTCGGCGCCGACGACCCGGCGACGGCCCGCGGGTTGGCCCTCGCCTTCGGCTTCCCCGGTCCTCGGCAGTGGCGCACCGCCATGCTGAATCTGGCGGTCTTCCCCGACAACTCGCCCCAAGGCTTCTACGACCGACTGGTGGCCGGCAAGCTGGTGCAGGGCACTGGCAAGCCCGACCCGGACGCCATGAAGCGCTTCCTTGCGGCGCATCCGGAGACGGTCGCCGCCACCGCCGTCAACAAGAAGCACCCGCCCACGGCCGGCTTCGCCGACAGCACCTACTCGAGCCTCAACACGTTCTTCTTCGTCGACGACCGCGGCACGCGCACTCCGGTGCGGTGGTCGCTGACGCCACTGCAGTCCGCGGGGACCGCGACCGGTGACGACGGACTCTTCGACGCACTCGTCCGTCAACTCGGCGCCGGCCCCCTGCGGTGGCGGATGCTGCTCACCGTCGGCGAGCCGGGCGACCCGGTGAACGACGCGACCCTGCCCTGGCCTCCCGGGCGGCGCGCCGTCGACGCCGGCACCCTGACGCTGACGGCCGCGGAGACCGAGGCGCCGGGCAACGCACGCGACGTGAACTTCGACCCGCTCGTGCTACCCGACGGCATCGAACCGTCCGACGATCCGCTGCTCAGCGCGCGCTCCGCGGTCTACGCGGCGTCCTACCGGGCACGCACGGGCGAGCCGAAGTCCCCGTCCGCGGTGCAAGTCGCGCAGGTAGCCCGGTGA
- a CDS encoding HNH endonuclease signature motif containing protein: MGMGDVTDALTALRTAHAALAACDPSELTATEVLTVLDDLEDLTRRLPAQQHRLLTALQSHGAPADLGAKSWRDVLATRLRISRPEAGRRLRDAALLGPRRTLTGDPLEPVLARTAAAQADGVLNPEHVEVIRKTMTRLPAAVDAPTRTAAETDLVRIAAGIAPDELDHVAARLLALLDPDGAAPDDTDRHRQRRLSYRQRPDGMVDLTACLTPTAWATLEAVFARWAAPGMCHPDHPDPQTSGTPSHAHLDTDTRTVSQRRHDALHAIGRAVLTSGRLGQHNGLPATIIVRTTLQDLRHAAGIAVTAGGSTLPTADVLRLASHAHHYLAVFDHTTGAALNLFRSRRTASPAQRLMLIARDGGCTKPGCTAPAYDCQAHHATADWFHGGNTNVDDLALACGPDNRMVAPHRWTTTMINGQPHWTPPPALDTGQTRTNTYHHPEHLLRPPDEDPATLFDTADGAAPPPPARDEADTDGTAPPPTPDAADDPPGGPEPPDAALAWLA; encoded by the coding sequence ATGGGGATGGGGGACGTCACCGACGCGCTCACGGCGTTGCGCACCGCGCACGCCGCGCTGGCCGCGTGCGACCCATCCGAGCTGACCGCGACCGAAGTGCTCACCGTCCTCGACGACCTCGAGGACCTGACCCGCCGGCTGCCCGCCCAGCAGCACCGCCTGCTGACCGCCCTGCAATCCCACGGCGCCCCGGCCGACCTGGGCGCGAAGTCCTGGCGCGACGTGCTGGCCACCCGGCTGCGGATCAGCCGCCCCGAGGCCGGCCGACGCCTACGCGACGCCGCCCTGCTCGGCCCGCGACGCACCCTCACCGGCGACCCCCTCGAACCCGTCCTAGCCCGCACCGCCGCCGCCCAAGCCGACGGTGTGCTCAACCCCGAGCACGTCGAGGTCATCCGCAAGACCATGACCCGCCTACCCGCCGCCGTCGACGCCCCCACCCGCACCGCCGCCGAAACCGACCTGGTCCGCATCGCCGCCGGCATCGCCCCCGACGAACTCGACCACGTCGCCGCCCGCCTACTCGCTCTGCTCGACCCCGACGGCGCCGCCCCCGACGACACCGACCGCCACCGCCAACGCCGCCTGTCCTACCGCCAACGCCCCGACGGCATGGTCGACCTCACCGCCTGCCTCACCCCCACCGCCTGGGCCACCCTGGAAGCCGTCTTCGCCCGCTGGGCCGCCCCAGGCATGTGCCACCCCGATCACCCCGACCCCCAAACCAGCGGCACCCCCAGCCACGCCCACCTCGACACCGACACCCGCACCGTCTCCCAACGCCGCCACGACGCCCTGCACGCCATCGGCCGCGCCGTCCTGACCAGCGGACGACTCGGACAGCACAACGGGCTACCCGCCACCATCATCGTGCGCACCACCCTGCAAGACCTGCGCCACGCCGCCGGGATCGCCGTCACCGCCGGCGGATCCACCCTGCCCACCGCCGACGTCCTGCGCCTGGCCAGCCACGCCCACCACTACCTCGCAGTCTTCGACCACACCACCGGCGCCGCACTCAACCTGTTCCGCAGCCGCCGCACCGCCTCACCCGCCCAACGACTGATGCTCATCGCCCGCGACGGCGGCTGCACCAAACCCGGCTGCACCGCCCCCGCCTACGACTGCCAAGCCCACCACGCCACCGCCGACTGGTTCCACGGCGGCAACACCAACGTCGACGACCTCGCCCTGGCCTGCGGCCCCGACAACCGCATGGTCGCACCCCACCGCTGGACCACCACCATGATCAACGGCCAACCCCACTGGACCCCACCCCCAGCACTCGACACCGGCCAAACCCGCACCAACACCTACCACCACCCCGAACACCTCCTCCGCCCCCCAGACGAGGACCCGGCAACGCTGTTCGACACCGCCGACGGCGCCGCACCGCCGCCGCCCGCGCGGGACGAAGCCGACACCGACGGCACCGCACCGCCGCCCACGCCGGACGCAGCCGACGACCCACCGGGCGGACCCGAACCACCCGATGCCGCCCTCGCCTGGCTGGCCTGA
- a CDS encoding SDR family oxidoreductase yields the protein MGIEGGVDVAGSVVVVTGAGSGIGRALAERFAAAGASVVAGDLREAEATADAITTSGGAAVGVTADAATGAGIDQLLAAAGDAFGPVDVYVANAGIIGASGIGDDDDWDRILDVNLRAHVRAAQRLVPHWVSRGRGHFVGVASAAGLLTQIGAAGYSVTKHAAVGFAEWLSITYGEQGVGVSCVCPMGVDTPLLTDITDSVDPAARMAAAAVRNAGAVVGPADVADLVVEAVRTGTFLVLPHPEVLDMYRRKGADYERWLAGMRRYQATLGE from the coding sequence ATGGGTATCGAAGGCGGCGTGGACGTCGCAGGCAGTGTGGTGGTCGTGACGGGCGCCGGGTCGGGGATCGGCCGGGCACTGGCAGAGCGGTTCGCCGCGGCGGGTGCGTCGGTGGTCGCCGGCGACCTGCGCGAGGCCGAGGCCACGGCGGACGCGATCACCACGTCCGGGGGCGCCGCCGTCGGTGTCACCGCCGACGCCGCGACGGGCGCCGGAATCGACCAACTGCTCGCCGCGGCGGGTGACGCGTTCGGACCGGTCGACGTCTACGTCGCCAATGCCGGGATCATCGGAGCTTCGGGCATCGGGGACGACGACGACTGGGACCGCATCCTCGACGTCAACCTCCGGGCCCACGTCCGCGCCGCGCAGCGGCTGGTGCCGCACTGGGTGTCGCGGGGACGCGGCCACTTCGTCGGGGTGGCGTCGGCGGCAGGGTTGCTGACCCAGATCGGCGCCGCCGGGTACTCGGTGACCAAGCACGCCGCGGTCGGCTTCGCCGAGTGGCTGTCGATCACGTACGGCGAGCAGGGCGTCGGCGTCTCCTGCGTGTGCCCAATGGGGGTCGACACTCCCCTGCTGACCGACATCACGGACTCGGTCGACCCCGCCGCCCGGATGGCGGCCGCAGCGGTCCGCAACGCCGGCGCCGTGGTCGGGCCGGCCGACGTCGCCGACCTCGTGGTCGAGGCGGTGCGCACCGGGACGTTCCTGGTGCTGCCCCATCCAGAGGTGCTCGACATGTACCGGCGCAAGGGTGCGGACTACGAGCGCTGGCTCGCCGGCATGCGGCGGTATCAGGCGACGCTCGGCGAATAG
- a CDS encoding AMP-binding protein codes for MNLFGVLEQTAARLGDRGAVYLGTRRVHTWSELRCRALSLAASLRAEHPVGTRIAIASENRPEIVELMFAAWATECVVVPINYKLHAREMAQILDDADAAVVFASPVIAERLTSETAVPVEVLDSAGYRARTAAAPLDPPRTTDPAALAWLFYTSGTTGRSKGAMLSHRNLMAMTVAHLADFDDPDEHCTLVHGAPMSHGSGLYIAPYVLRGARQVIPESAAFDPDEFLDLCEQHPGTACFLAPTMVARLVRTGRACPANLRTVVYGGGPMYVDGMRKALAAFGPVFVQLYGQGEAPMTITGLRRADHEDVDDTVLGSVGYARSGVDVAVVGDDGQPLPVGEIGEIVCRGDVVMSGYWRNPEATAATLRDGWLRTGDMGSFDANGYLTLRDRSKDVVISGGSNVYPREVEEVLITHPGVEEACVVGEPDEEWGEVVVAFVVGDVDPAALDEHLLSRIARFKRPKRYEFVDELPKNSYGKVLKRALRDRLAHR; via the coding sequence GTGAACCTCTTCGGCGTCCTCGAGCAGACCGCGGCCCGCCTCGGCGATCGTGGCGCGGTGTACCTCGGCACGCGTCGTGTGCACACGTGGTCCGAGTTGCGTTGTCGTGCACTGTCGCTCGCGGCGTCGCTCCGAGCCGAGCACCCGGTCGGCACGCGTATCGCGATCGCCAGCGAGAACCGGCCCGAGATCGTCGAGCTGATGTTCGCGGCCTGGGCCACCGAATGCGTGGTGGTGCCCATCAACTACAAGCTGCACGCCCGGGAGATGGCACAGATCCTCGACGACGCCGATGCCGCGGTGGTGTTCGCGTCGCCGGTGATCGCGGAGCGGCTCACGTCGGAGACGGCGGTGCCCGTCGAGGTGCTCGATTCCGCCGGCTACCGGGCGCGCACCGCCGCGGCGCCCCTCGACCCCCCGCGCACCACCGATCCCGCGGCGCTGGCGTGGCTGTTCTACACCAGCGGGACCACCGGCCGGTCCAAGGGCGCCATGCTGTCGCACCGCAACCTGATGGCGATGACGGTGGCGCACCTGGCGGACTTCGACGATCCGGACGAACACTGCACCCTGGTGCACGGCGCCCCGATGTCGCACGGGTCCGGGTTGTACATCGCGCCGTACGTCCTGCGTGGCGCCCGGCAGGTGATCCCGGAGTCGGCGGCGTTCGACCCCGACGAGTTCCTGGACCTGTGCGAGCAGCACCCGGGCACGGCATGCTTCCTGGCGCCGACGATGGTGGCGCGCCTGGTCCGCACCGGGCGGGCATGTCCGGCGAACCTCCGCACCGTCGTCTACGGCGGCGGACCGATGTACGTCGATGGAATGCGCAAGGCGCTGGCCGCATTCGGTCCGGTCTTCGTCCAGCTGTACGGGCAGGGCGAGGCGCCGATGACGATCACCGGGCTGCGGCGCGCCGACCACGAGGACGTCGACGACACCGTGCTGGGTTCGGTCGGCTACGCCCGCTCCGGTGTCGACGTGGCGGTCGTCGGCGACGACGGGCAGCCCCTGCCGGTCGGCGAGATCGGCGAGATCGTCTGTCGCGGCGACGTCGTCATGTCGGGCTACTGGCGCAACCCGGAGGCCACCGCGGCGACGCTGCGGGACGGTTGGCTTCGGACCGGTGACATGGGGTCATTCGACGCGAACGGCTATCTCACGCTGCGCGATCGGTCGAAGGACGTGGTGATCAGCGGCGGCAGCAACGTCTATCCCCGCGAGGTCGAGGAGGTGCTCATCACGCATCCCGGCGTCGAGGAGGCCTGCGTGGTGGGTGAACCCGACGAGGAATGGGGCGAGGTGGTCGTCGCGTTCGTCGTCGGCGACGTCGATCCCGCCGCGCTCGACGAGCACCTGCTCTCGCGCATCGCCCGGTTCAAGCGGCCCAAGCGCTACGAGTTCGTCGACGAGCTGCCGAAGAACAGCTACGGCAAGGTGCTCAAGCGGGCGTTGCGGGATCGGCTCGCCCATCGGTGA
- a CDS encoding SDR family NAD(P)-dependent oxidoreductase has product MQVAIVTGASSGIGFGTAVKLAEAGMAVLGTGRDEDRLQQWAAAAREAGADADRIATVAVDLTADDGPARVVAAALERWQRIDFLVNNAGVGSPKPLHETDDDALDYFLGLMLRAPFRLARDVIPHLSEGSGIVNVTSTFAVVGGLRGGAYSAAKGGLSSLTSHIACQYGPLGIRCNNVAPGVTVTPMVETRLTDERFRKINTEMTPYPRLGRVEDVASTIAFLCSPGAAFINGQTIVVDGGWSSTKYLSDFALSAEWVAR; this is encoded by the coding sequence ATGCAGGTAGCGATCGTGACGGGTGCCAGCAGTGGCATCGGCTTCGGTACCGCGGTCAAGCTGGCCGAGGCGGGCATGGCGGTGCTGGGCACCGGCCGCGACGAGGACCGCCTTCAGCAGTGGGCCGCGGCGGCGCGCGAGGCCGGTGCGGACGCCGACCGCATCGCGACGGTGGCGGTCGACCTGACCGCCGACGACGGTCCCGCTCGGGTGGTGGCGGCCGCGCTGGAACGTTGGCAGCGCATCGACTTCCTGGTGAACAACGCCGGGGTGGGAAGCCCCAAGCCCCTGCACGAGACCGACGACGACGCGCTGGACTACTTCCTCGGCCTCATGCTGCGGGCGCCGTTCCGCTTGGCCCGCGACGTGATCCCGCACCTGAGCGAGGGGTCCGGCATCGTCAACGTCACGTCGACGTTCGCGGTCGTCGGCGGCTTGCGCGGCGGGGCGTACTCGGCGGCCAAGGGCGGGCTGTCGTCGCTCACGTCGCACATCGCCTGCCAGTACGGCCCGCTGGGCATCCGCTGCAACAACGTCGCTCCGGGCGTCACCGTCACCCCCATGGTAGAGACCCGGTTGACCGACGAGCGCTTCCGCAAGATCAACACCGAGATGACGCCCTACCCGCGACTCGGGCGCGTCGAGGACGTCGCGAGCACCATCGCGTTCCTGTGCTCACCGGGGGCGGCGTTCATCAATGGACAGACCATCGTGGTCGACGGCGGCTGGAGTTCCACCAAGTACCTGTCGGACTTCGCGCTGTCCGCCGAATGGGTTGCGCGGTGA
- a CDS encoding AMP-binding protein produces the protein MRWDQRRADAAYAAGLWTSGTLADALRDAARDTPDRVLVVDGDVQLTCRDLLRRAGDLAAALAERVPPGGVVSFMLPNWHEAAVVYLGATLARMVVNPILPSLRDHELRTIVDDANVRMLFVPNTFRGYDYVALADRLVAARPDGPEVVVVRGDAGQHTPFPALLRDAPAPPAAPADPDGVRMVMYTSGTTGRPKGVLHSHNSIHALLRQIGEHWLVVPGDRFLVPSPIAHIGGSIYAFEAPLLLGTTAVLMEQWDADAAVALLQRERCTHMAGATPFLERLVAAAGRAGTSLPDLKVFICGGASVPPSLIRRATAAFAHARVSRVYGSTEVPVTTVGALHHPQAAADTDGFPGIADVWLVTRDPGGMGGQTGEIRAKGAQMLVGYADVADEADAFDCDGYFRTGDIGRWQDDALVVTGRAKDVIIRNGENISPKEVEDILVGHPGIAEVAVVGIPDPRTGERACAVIVPRSGQAPAVTDLAELLTSSGVAKFKVPEQVALWDALPKNDAGKVLKHRIRSALAGLD, from the coding sequence ATCCGGTGGGACCAGCGCCGCGCCGACGCGGCGTACGCCGCCGGCCTCTGGACCTCGGGCACCCTCGCCGACGCGCTGCGCGACGCCGCGCGCGACACCCCCGACCGGGTGCTCGTCGTCGACGGCGACGTGCAGTTGACCTGCCGGGACCTGCTGCGCCGAGCCGGCGATCTCGCCGCCGCGCTCGCCGAACGCGTGCCGCCGGGCGGGGTCGTGTCGTTCATGCTGCCCAACTGGCACGAGGCCGCGGTGGTCTATCTCGGCGCCACCCTGGCCCGGATGGTCGTCAATCCCATCCTGCCGTCGCTGCGCGACCACGAGCTGCGCACGATCGTCGACGACGCGAACGTGCGCATGCTGTTCGTGCCGAACACCTTTCGCGGCTACGACTACGTCGCGCTCGCCGATCGGCTCGTCGCGGCGCGGCCCGACGGTCCCGAGGTCGTCGTGGTGCGCGGCGACGCCGGGCAGCACACGCCGTTCCCGGCGCTGCTGCGCGATGCCCCCGCCCCGCCCGCGGCGCCCGCCGACCCCGACGGCGTCCGCATGGTGATGTACACCTCAGGGACCACCGGACGGCCGAAGGGCGTGCTGCACAGCCACAATTCGATCCATGCGCTGCTGCGCCAGATCGGCGAGCACTGGCTGGTGGTGCCCGGCGACCGTTTCCTGGTGCCGTCGCCGATCGCGCACATCGGCGGCTCGATCTACGCCTTCGAGGCGCCGCTGCTGCTCGGTACGACGGCCGTCCTGATGGAGCAGTGGGACGCCGACGCCGCCGTCGCGCTGCTGCAGCGGGAGCGCTGCACCCACATGGCCGGGGCGACGCCGTTCCTGGAACGACTCGTCGCGGCCGCCGGCCGCGCCGGGACCTCGCTGCCGGACCTGAAGGTGTTCATCTGCGGGGGCGCGTCGGTGCCGCCGTCGCTGATCCGCCGGGCCACGGCTGCCTTCGCGCACGCCCGGGTGTCGCGGGTGTACGGCTCGACGGAGGTGCCCGTCACCACCGTCGGCGCCCTGCACCATCCCCAGGCCGCCGCGGACACCGACGGCTTTCCGGGCATCGCCGACGTGTGGTTGGTGACCCGCGACCCCGGCGGCATGGGCGGACAGACCGGGGAGATCCGGGCGAAGGGCGCGCAGATGCTCGTCGGATACGCCGACGTCGCCGACGAGGCGGACGCGTTCGACTGCGACGGCTACTTCCGGACCGGGGACATTGGCCGGTGGCAGGACGATGCGCTCGTGGTGACCGGCCGCGCCAAGGACGTCATCATCCGCAACGGCGAGAACATCTCGCCCAAGGAGGTCGAGGACATCCTCGTCGGTCACCCGGGCATCGCGGAGGTCGCGGTGGTCGGCATCCCCGATCCCCGCACCGGAGAACGGGCGTGTGCGGTGATCGTGCCACGCAGTGGGCAGGCGCCCGCCGTCACCGACCTGGCGGAACTGCTGACCTCGAGCGGGGTGGCGAAGTTCAAGGTGCCCGAGCAGGTGGCGCTGTGGGATGCGTTGCCCAAGAACGACGCCGGCAAGGTGCTGAAGCATCGGATCCGATCGGCGCTCGCCGGTCTCGACTAA
- a CDS encoding GntR family transcriptional regulator — translation MSTEVGTPADHRYLQVARTLRKEIVDGVYPVGAQLPTEHELCDRFGVSRYTVREALRRLRDDNLVSSRPRAGTMVVARDASNSYAQEVMSIDDLLAFAAGARFAIESNAMVTVDDRLAAHTGLPAGTQWLAVCGIRRSDDAEVPVCRTEYYLNRSFAAVGRLLQRHTGPIFPLIEDLFGVSIVAVHQEIAALVATDALAETLMVEPGTAALEMRRTYTTSDGEIAQVTVNTHPASRFRYAMTMRRVKGEAGA, via the coding sequence GTGAGCACCGAGGTCGGCACCCCCGCGGATCACCGCTACCTGCAGGTGGCGCGGACGCTGCGCAAGGAGATCGTCGACGGCGTGTACCCGGTGGGCGCGCAGCTGCCCACCGAGCACGAGCTGTGCGACCGGTTCGGCGTCAGCCGCTACACCGTCCGGGAGGCGCTGCGGCGGCTGCGCGACGACAACCTGGTGTCCTCCCGCCCGCGGGCGGGCACGATGGTGGTCGCCCGCGATGCGTCGAATTCCTATGCGCAGGAGGTCATGTCGATCGACGACTTGCTCGCCTTCGCAGCCGGGGCGCGCTTCGCCATCGAGTCGAATGCGATGGTCACGGTCGACGACCGACTCGCCGCCCACACCGGGCTGCCCGCCGGAACGCAGTGGCTGGCGGTGTGCGGCATCCGGCGCAGCGACGACGCCGAGGTGCCGGTATGCCGCACCGAGTACTACCTCAACCGCTCGTTCGCCGCGGTGGGCCGGCTGCTGCAGCGTCACACCGGGCCGATCTTCCCGCTCATCGAGGACCTGTTCGGCGTGAGCATCGTCGCGGTGCACCAGGAGATCGCCGCGCTCGTCGCCACCGACGCGCTGGCCGAGACGCTCATGGTCGAGCCGGGCACCGCGGCGCTCGAGATGCGGCGCACGTACACCACGTCCGACGGCGAGATTGCCCAGGTCACGGTCAACACGCATCCGGCGTCGCGGTTCCGGTACGCGATGACGATGCGCCGGGTGAAGGGCGAGGCGGGAGCGTGA